The following coding sequences lie in one Spinacia oleracea cultivar Varoflay chromosome 1, BTI_SOV_V1, whole genome shotgun sequence genomic window:
- the LOC130466173 gene encoding extensin-like produces the protein MPFPPPRLATPPTTTSTTSSHLHHLVNQPPPQNNPASRPKPPKNTPRISPVFATSCPTFSLPRRSAATKPPPSLSPSSAHHHVTEPLSPATLFLPHLSLLPCIPCPSPVFSSPLLAAPPAPRRHHHRRLLARLRCCCATQEPNPISFLPSSARAPSPACSCFSFPEKPKSIKFQFLKPLISWAIFHLGFWKSGLELRKNDPSDGKYKTTVEVPLGSMGTSSGEDFTLIIST, from the exons ATGCCTTTCCCCCCCCCCCGCCTTGCAACACCACCCACGACAACCAGCACAACCTCCAGCCACCTTCATCACCTTGTCAATCAACCACCTCCCCAAAATAACCCGGCGAGCCGCCCGAAACCGCCCAAAAACACCCCCCGAATCTCCCCTGTTTTCGCCACTTCATGCCCCACTTTCTCGCTCCCTCGCCGTTCTGCCGCCACCAAACCACCGCCATCACTGTCGCCTTCGTCGGCGCATCATCACGTCACCGAGCCGCTCAGTCCAGCCACCTTGTTCCTCCCccatctctctctcctcccctgcATCCCATGCCCTTCCCCTGTTTTCTCTTCTCCCTTGCTCGCCGCACCACCAGCACCACGCCGCCACCATCACCGGCGCCTCCTGGCGCGGCTCCGGTGCTGCTGCGCCACCCAGGAACCCAACCCGATCTCCTTCCTCCCTTCCTCTGCTCGTGCACCCTCCCCTGCCTGCTCGTGCTTTTCATTCCCAGAAAAACCAAAATCAATTAAGTTTCAATTCCTCAAACCCCTAATAAGTTGGGCCATATTTCATTTGGGCTTTTGG aaatcgggcttggagctcaggaagaatgatccatcagacgggaagtataaaacgacggttgag gtaccgctaggatcgatgggaacgagtagtggcgaggatttcactttaataatttccacctag
- the LOC130471788 gene encoding uncharacterized protein, which translates to MPVRRLEECQSDGILRSRRRPGQTWKGVIESDMSLLGLRKYLGMVVWELDVPARTASKASLNIYHDLMGSCYMSHKTEHVYFGTFMGSKQVLCIVHHQRL; encoded by the exons ATGCCGGTTAGAAGGCTTGAAGAGTGCCAAAGTGATGGGATTTTGAGGAGTAGAAGAAGACCTGGGCAAACTTGGAAAGGGGTGATTGAGAGTGATATGAGTTTATTGGGATTGAGAAAG TATCTAGGAATGGTTGTATGGGAGCTTGATGTGCCTGCAAGAACTGCGAGTAAAGCTTCTCTGAATATATATCATGATCTGATGGGTTCTTGTTACATGAGCCATAAAACCGAGCATGTATACTTTGGAACTTTCATGGGATCTAAACAAGTTTTGTGCATAGTCCATCATCAACGACTTTAG